The Lytechinus pictus isolate F3 Inbred chromosome 8, Lp3.0, whole genome shotgun sequence nucleotide sequence taataaaaaaagcaatGAAGTTTATTAATTCAAGAGCTGGAATACCTACGGTaaacataataaattacaataaatacaaattccatacattaaatatttgaatagaAGCAAAAGCAAAAACAACAATCCCACAATtacatcattattacaatgaacaaaaaaaatgcacCAACAGCACTCACCTTTATATCTGATGGCTGTGTAAAGGAATCTTCTCTAGGAATAAATACTAGGATGAGGGTGATTATGATAACAAGAAGTACTATCCCAAAGGCTGCTCCTCTGACATAGGgaagaagagggagagaaaagagaaagactgttaatgaaagaaaacaattgAAAATTTAAAGGTAATATGCCACGGCCATATTGAATTATCTAGTGGTCTGATCTACTAAAAcaataccggggggggggggggggggggtgtttcacaaagatttaatcaTCATAGATAGTGCAGATGTAGACTGATAAATCCGCTGTTTAGGAGGAgtgtttcaacatttttttggtcCTCCTACAAACGGATGATGGCCATTGCGCTCAGCTTGTAATGGCGGAGCTCCACCAATGCCTCAACTACAGCGTCTATGGAGAAAAGGGTTGCTGGCGCACCCTTATTGATTACTCctaaatttttctttttgatggggaaaaaagaagaaataataaagataaatttatattaccCATAAATACAATCAGCTTACCACCTTTCCGAAAAATATGCCGGAAAATAGcgaattttgatgacaaacagaTAAGGATCATCCAGGTTCTTCTTCAATCACCGTCAGCTACAGCTGAGCATGCGGACGTGCCAGCGTATCAGCTGACACGTTTTGTACGCTCAGCTGTAGCTGCACTGACGGCAATTGAGCGCCTGAAGAAGAACCTGGCTGATCCTAATCTGTTTGGCCGTCATTGGTCTATTGACGGAGAGGATGGCGCGGAGCCAAACAAAGTCTCAGCGGAGCATATCCCTAACACAAATAGACCCATTTATCGGTCTAGTGCAGATGCTGATGCATCATGTTGAGGCGTTAGAATCAGAATTTATgtcgacggggggggggggggggggggggttcttctttttatttggcaaccagtcaatttGACTACTTTGGCCATCATAGATATTTTTCAAGGTTGTTttctataaaaatataatataaagagAGCGTTGTGTCCTTAATCTCTCTTCACCCTTCACTGTGCAGTCTTTGACAAAGGTATGACGAAGCTTGTAGCCTCCCAAGTAAAAACTTATcaacctcccccccaaaaaaggtaaACTTTCGTGATagggaaaaaataatattgtctTATCTCATCACACCAATGAGATGAACCTGTTCAGTGGTCGAATGAAACTCACCTCAATTTATCTGCTCTGGAGAAGACAGCACAGAGTAGGATGGCAAGAGCCCAGAGTATCGCTAGCACGAAGAGGCCAGTTCCTACTCCAAATATAAGAGCCATGACGGTCAGTGTTTACCAgacatttcatatatatttctgaaaaagtggaaaaagaaatagaaagaaaatagaaattatgATAAGAGTGTTTTGTAAGGGTACTAGTATAAAATTGACTGTAACAAATGATGGCTCAGATttatgaattcaatcatatgaATTCACTCAAAGTGATATTTGTGTGAAATTTTCAAATAactaattattatatttttcattattcataaatgatGGATTTACTTTATTACAGGCAAATAACAATGAAGTACAAATTGCagtcatttacaaataatggaAGAAGATtgaataatttataaataataataatacaaattaagaTTGTAATTATTCATGACTAAAAGagtataaattattattattttcatatcctGATAATAAATATCGGTTAAAAATGATTCACAAATAATTTGTATGTTCATATGTTTATTGCTatcatttgttaaataatgatcACATACGACGTACATGTAATATATAATTTGGTTTGGCACCGCATGCATAGTATGATTTAAGTAGCCTGATGTCacagaaaattaaaaacaaagggCTACATGTAGGCCAGTGAATTTGTACCAGTTTCAGACTCTATTTTCTAcatgatgaagtttaaaagTTATTAACTTGTCAGCATTCTTGTGAAATTGAGGACCAGCGAATGGGATTGATTTTGAACTTTTTATTTCAACTGTGTGAACTGGCTCAGTGGTCTTGAAGATCAGGGAAGTGTGGGGTAGATATATTatagattaataataataataatatagggcactagcgtacctacgggggagggggggcagaggg carries:
- the LOC129266737 gene encoding transmembrane protein 218-like, producing the protein MALIFGVGTGLFVLAILWALAILLCAVFSRADKLRGAAFGIVLLVIIITLILVFIPREDSFTQPSDIKITDQTFIPRVLMLTLFGLFAFLSLIFMFSLHWTEPIHAKPIKSKRF